The Agromyces atrinae genome window below encodes:
- a CDS encoding dihydrodipicolinate synthase family protein yields MTGLTLLAADGSTTVIPLAAAPSFSKPRRPLESRVAYAAAHVVPKVWADNTPGQPAEIDWDRTLAYRHHVWSWGLGVADAMDTAQRNMGLDAAATRELISRSAAEAATVGANLVVGVNTDHVDDESISLDQVIDAYKEQLHFTEDAGAGVVLMASRHLARAATTADDYRRVYREVLAAAGTPVILHWLGAAFDPSLASYFGSTETDAASDTLVSIIEYNRDKVAGVKMSLLDAGSEIAVRERLPESARMFTGDDFNYVGLIEGDERSHSDALLGAFTTIAPHASAAIQALDAGDVAEYRRILGPTEALSRQIFAAPTYYYKTGVAFMSWLNGHQPAFSMVGGLHAARSLPHLSEIVRLANESGALERPELAAARWHSLLTLNGVEVSSAPARSTLEEVLV; encoded by the coding sequence ATGACCGGGCTCACGCTCCTCGCCGCCGACGGCTCGACGACCGTCATCCCGCTCGCCGCCGCGCCGTCGTTCTCGAAGCCGCGACGGCCCCTCGAGAGCCGCGTCGCCTACGCCGCGGCGCACGTCGTGCCGAAAGTGTGGGCCGACAACACCCCCGGTCAGCCGGCCGAGATCGACTGGGACCGCACGCTCGCCTACCGCCACCACGTGTGGTCGTGGGGGCTCGGCGTCGCCGACGCCATGGACACCGCGCAGCGCAACATGGGCCTCGATGCCGCCGCGACGCGTGAACTCATCTCCCGCAGTGCCGCCGAGGCGGCCACCGTGGGCGCGAACCTCGTCGTCGGCGTGAATACGGACCACGTCGACGACGAGTCCATCTCGCTCGATCAGGTGATCGACGCGTACAAGGAGCAGCTGCACTTCACCGAGGATGCCGGCGCGGGCGTCGTGCTCATGGCGAGCCGCCACCTCGCGCGGGCCGCGACGACGGCGGACGACTACCGCCGCGTGTACCGCGAGGTGCTCGCCGCGGCGGGCACACCCGTCATCCTGCACTGGCTCGGTGCGGCCTTCGACCCGAGCCTCGCGTCGTACTTCGGCTCGACCGAGACGGATGCCGCGAGCGACACCCTCGTGTCGATCATCGAGTACAACCGTGACAAGGTCGCGGGCGTCAAGATGAGTCTGCTCGACGCGGGGTCGGAGATCGCCGTGCGCGAGCGACTGCCCGAGTCGGCGCGCATGTTCACCGGTGACGACTTCAACTACGTCGGCCTCATCGAGGGCGACGAGCGATCGCACTCCGATGCGCTGCTCGGCGCGTTCACGACGATCGCTCCGCACGCCTCGGCGGCCATCCAGGCGCTCGACGCGGGCGATGTCGCCGAGTACCGGCGCATCCTCGGCCCGACCGAGGCGCTCTCGCGGCAGATCTTCGCCGCCCCGACCTACTACTACAAGACGGGCGTCGCCTTCATGTCGTGGCTGAACGGGCACCAGCCCGCCTTCAGCATGGTCGGTGGCCTGCACGCCGCGCGGAGCCTGCCGCACCTCTCCGAGATCGTGCGTCTCGCGAACGAGTCGGGCGCTCTCGAGCGGCCCGAACTCGCCGCGGCGCGCTGGCACTCGCTCCTCACCCTCAACGGCGTCGAGGTCAGCTCGGCACCCGCACGATCGACCCTCGAGGAGGTGCTCGTATGA
- a CDS encoding sugar phosphate isomerase/epimerase family protein: MSAHPRLSLNQATIKYAPFDEALRLTAGAGYESIGLWREPVADVGLAEAARRLNDSGLRISSLCRGGFFTLPEGPERRAAIDENRRAIEETRVLAAAGADGSAAVLVLVAGGIPAGTTDLAGSRERVRDAIGELAAEARAAGVTLAIEPLHPMYASDRAVVSTLDQALDIALQFGPEVGVVVDTFHIWWDPQVFAAIERAGAAGRIASYQVCDWATPLPADVLLARHYPGDGVIDFSALTRAVDATGYAGDIEVEIFNETIWDDAWPTVVARTASSFADVVAPHLSVLTT; the protein is encoded by the coding sequence ATGAGCGCCCACCCGCGCCTCTCGCTCAACCAGGCGACGATCAAGTACGCCCCCTTCGACGAGGCGCTCCGCCTCACGGCCGGTGCGGGCTACGAGTCGATCGGACTGTGGCGCGAGCCCGTCGCCGATGTCGGACTGGCCGAGGCCGCCCGCCGTCTGAACGACTCGGGCCTCCGCATCTCGAGCCTCTGCCGCGGCGGCTTCTTCACGCTGCCCGAGGGCCCCGAGCGCCGTGCGGCGATCGACGAGAACCGCCGGGCGATCGAGGAGACGCGTGTGCTCGCCGCGGCGGGTGCCGACGGTTCGGCCGCCGTGCTCGTGCTCGTCGCAGGAGGCATCCCCGCGGGCACGACCGACCTCGCGGGCTCGCGCGAACGGGTGCGCGACGCCATCGGCGAGCTCGCGGCCGAGGCCCGGGCCGCGGGGGTCACGCTCGCGATCGAGCCGCTGCACCCGATGTACGCCTCCGACCGCGCCGTCGTCTCGACGCTCGACCAGGCGCTCGACATCGCGCTGCAGTTCGGGCCCGAGGTCGGCGTCGTCGTCGACACGTTCCACATCTGGTGGGACCCGCAGGTCTTCGCCGCCATCGAGCGCGCGGGCGCCGCAGGCCGCATCGCGAGCTACCAGGTGTGCGACTGGGCCACTCCGCTGCCCGCCGACGTGCTGCTCGCGCGGCACTACCCGGGCGACGGCGTCATCGACTTCTCGGCGCTCACGCGCGCGGTCGACGCGACGGGCTACGCCGGCGACATCGAGGTCGAGATCTTCAATGAGACAATTTGGGATGACGCGTGGCCGACCGTGGTCGCGCGCACGGCGTCATCCTTCGCCGACGTCGTCGCGCCGCACCTGTCGGTCCTGACGACCTAG
- the arfA gene encoding arabinosylfuranosidase ArfA translates to MSPSTRIVVHPSYVVGEIDRRIFGSFVEHLGRAVYTGIYEPGHETADEQGFRQDVADLTNELGTTVVRYPGGNFVSNYFWEDGVGPREERPTRIDLAWRTLEPNTVGTDEFLAWTKKTGTEPVMAVNLGTRGADAAANLVEYCNIPGGTTWSEKRRANGADEPYAIKTWCLGNEMDGPWQIGHKTADEYGTIASQALQAMRRVDPTIEFVVCGSSSRDMVTFGEWERIVLEHTFDDADYLSMHAYYEEHDGDRVSFLASAAAFEAFMHEVIATADAVAARKHSTKRLKLSVDEWNVWYLSRFAGEENLELLEQPRLIEDVYSVLDAVVAGDLLATLVRNADRVAIACLAQLVNVIAPIMTEPGGEAWKQTTFYPIALTAEHARGVTLDARIEAPTLTTGKYGDVDGVASTITWDAETGSLVAILSNRTDAASETTIDASAFSGLTLVDAQTIIADHAGPRKTREDAEAATPKALDGVSVDGGIVSLTLPAESWSLVRFTASV, encoded by the coding sequence TTGTCGCCGTCCACCCGCATCGTCGTCCACCCGTCCTACGTCGTCGGCGAGATCGATCGCCGCATCTTCGGCTCGTTCGTCGAGCACCTCGGGCGCGCGGTCTACACCGGCATCTACGAGCCCGGGCACGAGACGGCCGACGAGCAGGGCTTCCGGCAGGACGTCGCCGACCTCACGAACGAGCTCGGCACGACGGTCGTGCGCTACCCCGGCGGCAACTTCGTCTCGAACTACTTCTGGGAGGACGGCGTCGGCCCCCGCGAGGAGCGCCCGACGCGCATCGACCTCGCGTGGCGCACGCTCGAACCGAACACGGTCGGCACCGACGAGTTCCTCGCGTGGACGAAGAAGACCGGCACCGAACCCGTCATGGCCGTGAACCTCGGCACGCGCGGGGCCGACGCCGCGGCGAACCTCGTCGAGTACTGCAACATCCCCGGCGGCACGACGTGGTCGGAGAAGCGCCGCGCGAACGGCGCCGACGAGCCCTACGCGATCAAGACGTGGTGCCTCGGCAACGAGATGGACGGCCCGTGGCAGATCGGCCACAAGACGGCCGACGAGTACGGCACGATCGCGAGCCAGGCGCTCCAGGCCATGCGCCGCGTCGACCCGACGATCGAGTTCGTCGTGTGCGGCTCCTCGAGCCGCGACATGGTGACGTTCGGCGAGTGGGAGCGCATCGTCCTCGAGCACACCTTCGACGACGCCGACTACCTGTCGATGCACGCCTACTACGAGGAGCACGACGGCGACCGCGTGTCGTTCCTCGCCTCGGCCGCGGCCTTCGAGGCGTTCATGCACGAGGTCATCGCGACGGCCGACGCCGTCGCCGCGCGCAAGCACTCGACGAAGCGCCTGAAGCTCTCGGTCGACGAGTGGAACGTCTGGTACCTCTCGCGCTTCGCGGGTGAAGAGAACCTCGAGCTTCTCGAGCAGCCGCGCCTCATCGAAGACGTCTACTCGGTGCTCGACGCCGTCGTCGCGGGCGACCTGCTCGCGACCCTCGTCCGGAACGCCGACCGCGTCGCGATCGCGTGCCTCGCGCAGCTCGTCAACGTCATCGCCCCGATCATGACCGAACCGGGCGGCGAGGCGTGGAAGCAGACGACGTTCTACCCGATCGCCCTCACGGCCGAGCACGCGCGCGGCGTCACGCTCGACGCCCGCATCGAGGCCCCGACGCTCACGACCGGCAAGTACGGCGACGTCGACGGCGTCGCCTCGACCATCACGTGGGACGCCGAGACGGGCTCGCTCGTCGCGATCCTCTCGAACCGAACGGATGCCGCGAGCGAGACGACCATCGACGCGAGCGCCTTCTCGGGCCTCACCCTCGTCGACGCGCAGACGATCATCGCCGACCACGCCGGCCCGCGGAAGACGCGCGAAGACGCCGAGGCCGCGACCCCGAAGGCGCTCGACGGCGTCTCGGTCGACGGCGGCATCGTGTCGCTCACGCTTCCCGCCGAGTCGTGGTCGCTCGTGCGCTTCACCGCGAGCGTCTGA
- a CDS encoding GNAT family N-acetyltransferase: protein MTVLDASTLPDDTTSHAALASQNLDYGRVATDDRAAFVAWLQADARGFHQPRSTEAQLTESVEHLAERRTTGVWDATIADASTPVATVSSWVSSLTVSPERRIPAWAISSVTVAPTHRRRGIARALLEGELRTAAAAGLPLAMLTVTEATIYGRYGFAPAARVTTLDIDRRRVSWRGPRPAGRVQFADPATFAAEASAVSERAALRTPGAVTRPESHVRHLLGLHDPESESSRQARVVRYDDEHGELQGFAVYRVVRTPPSPGRVEFDELVAATDDAEAALWRFLLEQDFVGSIRAGLRASDERVPWMLDDPRAVATSSASDHLWLRILDVQAALESRRYAAAGRVVIDVDDALGLASGRYELVTDDAGDARVETIDAAREDAPAGDIRLGVGELSALLLGDVRWSALAAAGRLAEETPGVAATLDRLFAPERAPHLGFWF, encoded by the coding sequence ATGACGGTTCTGGACGCATCGACCCTGCCCGACGACACGACCTCGCACGCGGCGCTCGCGTCGCAGAACCTCGACTACGGACGCGTCGCGACCGACGACCGTGCCGCGTTCGTCGCGTGGTTGCAGGCCGATGCCCGCGGTTTCCACCAGCCGCGGTCGACCGAGGCCCAGCTCACCGAGAGTGTCGAGCATCTCGCGGAGCGTCGCACGACGGGCGTCTGGGACGCCACGATCGCCGACGCGTCGACCCCGGTCGCGACCGTGAGCTCGTGGGTGTCATCCCTCACCGTCTCGCCCGAGCGTCGCATTCCGGCGTGGGCGATCAGCTCGGTGACGGTCGCGCCGACGCACCGCCGTCGCGGCATCGCCCGGGCGCTGCTCGAGGGCGAACTCCGTACGGCGGCCGCCGCGGGACTGCCGCTCGCGATGCTCACGGTGACCGAGGCGACGATCTACGGTCGCTACGGCTTCGCGCCCGCCGCGCGCGTGACGACGCTCGACATCGACCGGCGCCGGGTCTCGTGGCGCGGCCCCCGGCCCGCCGGGCGCGTGCAGTTCGCCGACCCCGCGACGTTCGCGGCCGAGGCGTCCGCCGTGTCCGAGCGCGCCGCCCTCCGCACCCCGGGAGCGGTCACGCGACCCGAGTCGCACGTGCGCCACCTGCTCGGCCTCCACGACCCCGAGAGCGAGTCGAGCCGTCAGGCGCGTGTCGTGCGCTACGACGACGAGCACGGCGAGCTGCAGGGCTTCGCCGTCTACCGGGTCGTGCGCACTCCCCCGTCGCCCGGTCGCGTCGAGTTCGACGAGCTCGTCGCCGCGACCGACGACGCCGAGGCCGCGCTCTGGCGGTTCCTCCTCGAGCAGGACTTCGTCGGGTCGATCCGGGCGGGTCTTCGCGCGAGCGACGAGCGCGTGCCGTGGATGCTCGACGACCCCCGCGCCGTGGCGACGTCGAGCGCGAGCGACCACCTGTGGCTCCGCATCCTCGACGTGCAGGCGGCGCTCGAGTCGCGCCGCTACGCCGCCGCGGGCCGCGTCGTGATCGACGTCGACGATGCGCTCGGGCTCGCGTCCGGTCGCTACGAACTCGTGACGGATGACGCGGGCGACGCGCGCGTCGAGACGATCGACGCCGCGCGCGAGGATGCCCCGGCGGGCGACATCCGTCTCGGCGTCGGCGAACTGTCGGCCCTGCTCCTCGGCGACGTGCGGTGGAGCGCCCTCGCCGCGGCCGGCCGGCTCGCGGAGGAGACGCCCGGCGTCGCCGCGACGCTCGATCGCCTCTTCGCGCCCGAGCGCGCCCCCCACCTCGGCTTCTGGTTCTAG
- a CDS encoding ABC transporter ATP-binding protein has translation MTVKAHSRIVDEVDCRHPTRSIFRLLGRHKRGVAFAVFFFALKETPVWLLPVITGAVIDIVVSGGPASSLLLWTLIAFVALAQNFPNHLLYTRFFMRAVRQTGADLRNALASRLQSLSIGFHTRASSSIVQTKVVRDVENVEVMLQQVTHPLLSAVMVMVGALVMTAINVPAFLPVYALTIPIAVMLRAVLAKRSRERNEKFRREVEHFSARVGEMATLMPITRAHGLESTAVDRVAQGAEGVRTAGYSLDLLNGRFASLSWVSLQLLGVGCLVLAAWISISGWLPITAGQVVLLSSYFALLTGAVTGLLMLLPIVARGTESVRSIAEVLQEPDIEFNEGKSPVDAVAGGIALESVGFQFPDDDVPAITGIDLEITPGETIAFVGSSGSGKSTMLNLVLGFLRPTSGRIMLDGVDMESLDLRSFRRFVSVVPQESVLFEGSIRENIAYGLGDVSDERVLAALRDANALEIIEAQPDGWNTVVGERGARLSGGQRQRIAIARALVRDPRVLLLDEATSALDPASEAKVRDALGHLMQGRTTLVVAHRLSTIRSADRIVVLEKGRIVEVGPHDELIARNGRYAELHRVQTG, from the coding sequence GTGACTGTGAAAGCGCATTCCCGCATCGTCGACGAGGTCGACTGTCGCCACCCGACGCGCTCGATCTTCCGCCTGCTCGGGCGCCACAAACGGGGCGTCGCGTTCGCGGTGTTCTTCTTCGCCCTGAAGGAGACCCCGGTGTGGCTGCTGCCCGTCATCACCGGTGCCGTCATCGACATCGTCGTGTCGGGCGGGCCCGCGTCATCCCTTCTGCTCTGGACCCTCATCGCGTTCGTCGCGCTCGCCCAGAACTTCCCGAACCACCTGCTCTACACGCGCTTCTTCATGCGCGCCGTGCGGCAGACGGGAGCCGACCTCCGCAACGCCCTCGCCTCGCGGCTGCAGAGCCTCTCGATCGGTTTCCACACGCGTGCGTCGAGCTCGATCGTGCAGACGAAGGTCGTGCGCGACGTCGAGAACGTCGAGGTCATGCTGCAGCAGGTGACGCACCCGCTGCTGTCGGCCGTCATGGTCATGGTCGGTGCGCTCGTCATGACGGCGATCAACGTGCCCGCGTTCCTTCCCGTCTACGCCCTCACGATCCCGATCGCCGTGATGCTCCGCGCGGTGCTCGCGAAGCGGTCGCGGGAGCGCAACGAGAAGTTCCGCCGCGAGGTCGAGCACTTCTCGGCGCGCGTCGGCGAGATGGCGACGCTCATGCCCATCACGCGTGCCCACGGCCTCGAGTCGACCGCCGTCGACCGCGTCGCGCAGGGCGCCGAAGGTGTGCGCACCGCGGGCTACAGCCTCGACCTGTTGAACGGACGCTTCGCGTCGCTGTCGTGGGTGAGCCTGCAACTGCTCGGCGTCGGTTGCCTCGTGCTCGCCGCGTGGATCTCGATCTCGGGCTGGCTGCCGATCACGGCCGGTCAGGTCGTGCTGCTGAGCTCGTACTTCGCGCTCCTCACGGGTGCCGTCACGGGCCTCCTCATGCTGCTGCCGATCGTCGCGCGCGGCACCGAATCGGTGCGCTCGATCGCCGAGGTGCTGCAGGAGCCCGACATCGAGTTCAACGAGGGCAAGTCGCCCGTCGATGCCGTCGCGGGCGGTATCGCCCTCGAGTCCGTCGGTTTCCAGTTCCCCGATGACGACGTGCCGGCGATCACGGGCATCGACCTCGAGATCACGCCCGGCGAGACGATCGCGTTCGTGGGGTCATCCGGCTCGGGCAAGTCGACGATGCTGAACCTCGTGCTCGGGTTCCTCCGCCCGACGTCGGGGCGCATCATGCTCGACGGCGTCGACATGGAATCGCTCGATCTCCGCTCGTTCCGCCGGTTCGTCTCGGTCGTGCCGCAGGAGTCGGTGCTCTTCGAGGGGTCGATCCGAGAGAACATCGCCTACGGACTCGGCGACGTGAGCGACGAGCGCGTGCTCGCCGCCCTCCGCGATGCGAATGCGCTCGAGATCATCGAGGCGCAGCCCGACGGCTGGAACACCGTCGTGGGCGAGCGCGGCGCGCGGCTCTCGGGAGGTCAGCGTCAGCGCATCGCGATCGCTCGGGCGCTCGTGCGCGACCCGCGCGTGCTGCTGCTCGACGAGGCGACGAGTGCGCTCGACCCGGCATCGGAGGCGAAGGTGCGCGATGCGCTCGGGCACCTCATGCAGGGTCGCACGACCCTTGTCGTCGCGCACCGGCTCTCGACGATCCGCTCGGCCGATCGCATCGTCGTGCTCGAGAAGGGCCGCATCGTCGAGGTGGGCCCGCACGACGAGCTCATCGCCCGCAACGGCCGCTACGCCGAGCTGCACCGCGTCCAGACCGGCTGA
- a CDS encoding LLM class F420-dependent oxidoreductase — MRFGLFIPQGWRHDLVGIDPAEQWATMNDLAQHADRGETWESIWVYDHFHTVPVPSATEATHEAWTLMSAFAASTERVRLGQMCTCISYRNPAYLAKVAATVDLISGGRTEMGIGAGWYEHEWLAYGYGFPDAPERLARLREGVEIMHQAWTTGSATLDGKHYQVDGAIVQPQPLQAGGIPMWVAGGGEKVTLKIAAKYASYTNYGNTLDEFVHKNDVLAGHCEKLGRDASSIVRSSNFNTIVGATEAEVAERLAVVEARVRPFLGDEATARFLGDYASSPAVGTPEQVVEKLGAWKDAGLGYSIHYFPEAAYDRSGIELFEREVAPALA; from the coding sequence ATGCGATTCGGACTCTTCATTCCCCAGGGCTGGCGGCACGACCTCGTCGGCATCGATCCCGCCGAGCAGTGGGCCACCATGAACGACCTCGCGCAGCACGCCGACCGCGGCGAGACGTGGGAGTCGATCTGGGTCTACGACCACTTCCACACCGTTCCCGTGCCGAGCGCGACCGAGGCGACCCACGAGGCCTGGACCCTCATGTCGGCCTTCGCCGCGAGCACCGAGCGCGTGCGCCTCGGCCAGATGTGCACGTGCATCAGCTACCGCAACCCCGCCTACCTCGCGAAGGTCGCCGCGACGGTCGACCTCATCTCGGGCGGACGCACCGAGATGGGCATCGGCGCGGGCTGGTACGAGCACGAGTGGCTCGCCTACGGGTACGGGTTCCCCGACGCGCCCGAGCGCCTCGCACGCCTGCGCGAAGGCGTCGAGATCATGCACCAGGCCTGGACGACGGGCAGCGCGACCCTCGACGGCAAGCACTACCAGGTCGACGGTGCGATCGTCCAGCCTCAGCCGCTGCAGGCCGGCGGAATCCCGATGTGGGTCGCCGGCGGAGGCGAGAAGGTGACGCTCAAGATCGCCGCGAAGTACGCGTCGTACACGAACTACGGCAACACGCTCGACGAGTTCGTTCACAAGAACGACGTGCTCGCCGGTCACTGCGAGAAGCTCGGGCGCGATGCATCCTCGATCGTGCGCTCGTCGAACTTCAACACGATCGTCGGCGCGACCGAGGCCGAGGTCGCCGAGCGGCTCGCCGTCGTCGAAGCGCGCGTGCGCCCGTTCCTCGGCGACGAGGCGACGGCGCGGTTCCTCGGCGACTACGCGTCGAGCCCCGCGGTCGGCACCCCCGAGCAGGTCGTCGAGAAGCTCGGCGCCTGGAAGGACGCGGGCCTCGGCTACTCGATCCACTACTTCCCCGAGGCCGCGTACGACCGCTCGGGCATCGAGCTCTTCGAGCGCGAGGTCGCCCCCGCCCTCGCCTGA